One genomic segment of Clostridia bacterium includes these proteins:
- the dnaN gene encoding DNA polymerase III subunit beta, translated as MKFTCNREDLLNAINRAEKAVAAKPLVQVMEGLLIETGLHEVKITGNDLTIAIEATFDANIEESGRLVVNARMFSEIIRKTGDSVISFSASKENYKIKITSGLSVFEIAGLEPDEFPAVNTFDVDKKIKIECATLRSMIKQTIFATSKDEKIPVLTGILFKPEGELLSLIAVDKFRFAIRREKYMECDVENQFVVPFKTLSELLKILTDEGEVEIFPAKNYILFSFENCKIFSRSIEGEYIKYEHILNIQNSIRLKAKSAKLLHTFERVSPLINMETIKSPVKIKLEGDNLIIDCVTLSGKVHDELTVEKMCGGDLEIGFNNHFLLDAFGAVGDDEIILELSTPQSAIKMMPVQGEQFLYLVQPVILKK; from the coding sequence ATGAAATTTACATGTAACAGAGAAGATTTATTAAATGCCATCAACCGTGCAGAAAAGGCTGTCGCTGCAAAGCCTTTAGTGCAGGTTATGGAAGGTCTTTTAATTGAAACGGGACTGCATGAAGTAAAAATCACAGGTAATGATTTAACCATTGCCATTGAAGCGACTTTTGATGCAAACATTGAAGAAAGCGGCCGTCTTGTGGTCAATGCCAGAATGTTTTCCGAAATCATCCGCAAAACCGGTGACAGTGTAATTTCCTTTTCTGCCTCTAAAGAAAATTATAAAATCAAAATCACATCCGGTCTTTCGGTGTTTGAAATTGCAGGTCTTGAGCCGGACGAATTTCCTGCAGTCAATACCTTTGATGTGGATAAAAAAATTAAAATTGAATGTGCAACTTTGCGTTCTATGATTAAGCAGACGATTTTTGCTACATCTAAAGATGAAAAAATTCCTGTGCTTACAGGTATTCTGTTCAAGCCCGAGGGTGAGCTTTTATCTTTGATTGCAGTAGATAAATTCCGTTTTGCCATCCGCAGAGAAAAATATATGGAATGTGATGTGGAAAATCAGTTTGTTGTGCCCTTTAAAACTTTAAGTGAATTGCTTAAAATTTTAACAGATGAGGGGGAAGTGGAAATTTTCCCTGCTAAAAATTACATTCTGTTTTCCTTTGAAAACTGTAAAATTTTCTCCCGCTCCATTGAAGGAGAATATATTAAATATGAACATATCTTAAATATTCAGAATTCCATCCGTTTAAAGGCGAAGTCTGCAAAGCTTTTGCATACCTTTGAAAGAGTTTCTCCTTTAATTAATATGGAAACCATTAAAAGTCCTGTTAAAATCAAGCTGGAGGGTGACAATTTAATTATTGATTGTGTAACGCTTTCGGGTAAAGTACATGACGAGCTTACCGTTGAAAAAATGTGCGGCGGAGATCTGGAAATCGGCTTTAACAATCATTTTCTTTTGGATGCTTTCGGTGCTGTGGGCGATGATGAAATTATTTTAGAATTGTCTACACCGCAAAGTGCAATCAAAATGATGCCTGTACAGGGTGAACAGTTCTTATATCTGGTACAGCCGGTTATTTTAAAGAAATAA
- the recF gene encoding DNA replication/repair protein RecF — translation MQVEKLCLQNFRNYEKAEIEFSSGVNLIYGNNGHGKTNIAEAVYLFSAARSHRTSREKDMIRLGEDYLRAKLFYKTESRDMEAEFRIFKDKSHFISRNGVENIKNSEFIGSFLAVMFSPEDFSFIKDGPGERRKFMDIAISQLKPNYFKLLSEYNRYLKSKMKALKNPAYHVMLDVYNEHLATLGAKIMLYRNAFIEALKPKLNRINQEITSLPDELILEYQSCVPFTSDEEKLKKRLLQKLERVRKRELFDKICHAGLQKEDLDFTLKDIKLRDFGSQGQIRTAVLAVKMAQAELVEESYGEYPVLILDDILSELDASRRKYLLNEIRGKQVIITGTDKANFGKRKDTKLIYIENGKIRYDNIQEKE, via the coding sequence ATGCAGGTTGAAAAGCTATGTCTGCAGAATTTCAGAAATTATGAAAAAGCGGAAATTGAATTTTCCTCCGGCGTGAATCTGATTTACGGAAACAACGGTCATGGAAAAACCAATATTGCAGAGGCAGTTTATTTGTTTTCTGCCGCAAGAAGCCACCGCACCTCCAGAGAAAAGGATATGATTCGCTTAGGAGAAGACTATTTAAGGGCAAAGCTTTTTTATAAAACCGAAAGTCGGGATATGGAAGCAGAATTCCGCATTTTTAAGGATAAATCGCATTTTATTTCCAGAAATGGTGTGGAAAATATAAAAAACAGCGAATTTATCGGCTCTTTTTTGGCAGTCATGTTTTCACCAGAGGATTTTTCCTTTATTAAAGACGGTCCGGGTGAGAGAAGAAAATTTATGGATATTGCCATTTCTCAGCTAAAGCCTAATTATTTTAAGCTTTTGAGTGAATACAACCGCTATTTAAAAAGTAAAATGAAGGCACTTAAAAATCCGGCTTACCATGTGATGCTGGATGTATATAACGAGCATTTAGCCACTTTAGGTGCAAAAATTATGCTGTACAGAAATGCGTTTATTGAGGCATTAAAGCCAAAATTAAATCGTATCAATCAGGAAATCACATCTCTTCCCGATGAATTGATTTTAGAGTATCAGAGCTGTGTGCCTTTTACCTCAGATGAAGAAAAGCTTAAAAAAAGATTACTCCAGAAATTAGAAAGGGTAAGAAAAAGAGAGCTTTTTGATAAAATCTGTCACGCAGGTCTGCAAAAAGAGGATCTGGATTTTACCCTAAAGGATATCAAGCTTCGGGATTTTGGGTCGCAGGGACAAATCCGTACTGCAGTACTGGCTGTTAAAATGGCACAGGCAGAGTTGGTTGAAGAAAGCTACGGCGAATATCCCGTGCTGATATTGGATGATATTTTATCTGAGCTGGATGCTTCCAGAAGAAAATATCTTTTAAATGAAATTCGAGGTAAGCAAGTAATTATCACCGGTACCGACAAAGCAAATTTCGGCAAAAGAAAAGATACGAAACTGATTTATATAGAAAATGGAAAAATAAGATACGACAACATACAGGAAAAGGAGTAG
- the gyrB gene encoding DNA topoisomerase (ATP-hydrolyzing) subunit B produces the protein MDPIQNQNEYGAEQIQVLEGLEAVRKRPGMYIGSTSERGLHHLVYEIVDNAIDEALAGYCKNILVNINPDNSITVEDDGRGIPTGLHPKMGIDTVEVVFTILHAGGKFGGGGYKVSGGLHGVGASVVNALSEWLKVEVYKDGKLHKQSYQRGKPDGKLTIAGDTDKHGTRVDFKPDATIFDTTVFDYDTLLKRLREQAFLNGGVRIILKDLREEAEGREDELHFEGGVASFVEFINDGRETLHDVISFSGEKDTYMVDIALQYTTNYDENILTFANNIRTTEGGTHEAGFKNALRDLLNDWARRNKVLKEKDRNLSGDDVLEGLGAVVSVKLQEAQFEGQTKTKLGNAEIRKFVSDMMREKLGDFLEETPAVARTIVEKSIKAAEAREAARKAREATRKTPLGSSTLPGKLTDCIVKDPTMTEIYIVEGDSAGGSAKNGRDSKYQAILPLWGKMLNVEKARADKVYGNDKLTPVIQALGTGIGADFNIERLRYDKVIIMADADVDGAHIQTLLLTFFFRFMRELVETGHVYLAKPPLYKLTRGKKSQVAFSDEERDKISEEFKDGDENAKVDISRYKGLGEMNPEELWETTMDPKNRILLKVTLEDAEKADQIFSILMGDEVEPRRLFIEENAQYVTNLDV, from the coding sequence ATGGACCCGATTCAGAATCAGAATGAATACGGCGCGGAACAAATTCAGGTCTTAGAGGGATTAGAGGCTGTCCGCAAAAGACCCGGTATGTACATCGGCTCAACCTCAGAGCGCGGTTTACATCACCTGGTGTATGAAATTGTGGACAACGCAATTGACGAAGCACTGGCAGGATATTGTAAAAACATCTTAGTTAACATCAATCCCGACAATTCCATTACGGTAGAGGATGACGGCCGTGGTATTCCGACAGGTCTGCACCCGAAAATGGGCATTGATACCGTAGAAGTTGTATTTACCATTCTGCACGCAGGCGGTAAATTCGGCGGTGGCGGTTATAAAGTATCGGGCGGTCTGCACGGTGTAGGCGCGTCTGTTGTTAATGCGCTCTCCGAATGGTTAAAGGTTGAGGTTTATAAAGATGGTAAGCTCCATAAGCAGTCCTATCAGCGCGGTAAGCCGGACGGAAAGCTCACTATTGCAGGGGATACCGATAAGCACGGTACAAGAGTAGACTTTAAACCCGATGCCACCATTTTTGATACTACCGTTTTTGATTACGATACCCTTTTAAAGCGTTTAAGAGAGCAGGCTTTCTTAAACGGCGGTGTGCGTATTATCCTTAAAGATTTAAGAGAAGAAGCAGAGGGCAGAGAGGATGAACTGCACTTTGAGGGCGGTGTTGCATCCTTTGTTGAATTTATTAATGACGGCAGAGAAACTTTGCATGATGTTATCTCGTTCAGCGGTGAAAAGGATACCTATATGGTAGACATCGCGTTGCAGTACACCACCAATTACGATGAAAATATTTTAACCTTTGCCAATAATATCCGTACCACAGAAGGCGGTACTCATGAAGCCGGTTTTAAAAATGCGCTTCGTGATTTATTAAATGATTGGGCAAGAAGAAATAAGGTTTTAAAGGAAAAAGACAGAAATTTATCGGGCGACGATGTTTTGGAAGGTTTAGGGGCTGTTGTTTCGGTTAAATTGCAGGAAGCACAGTTTGAAGGGCAGACCAAAACAAAGCTTGGTAATGCGGAAATCCGTAAATTTGTCAGCGACATGATGCGTGAAAAGCTGGGCGATTTCTTAGAAGAAACCCCTGCGGTTGCACGGACCATTGTAGAAAAGAGTATAAAAGCGGCAGAAGCAAGAGAAGCGGCAAGAAAAGCAAGGGAAGCAACCAGAAAAACACCTTTGGGCTCCAGCACACTTCCCGGTAAGCTCACCGACTGTATTGTAAAAGACCCGACCATGACCGAAATTTACATTGTCGAGGGTGATTCTGCAGGCGGTTCTGCAAAAAATGGCAGAGACAGTAAATATCAGGCAATTTTACCGCTCTGGGGTAAAATGTTAAACGTAGAAAAGGCAAGAGCGGATAAGGTTTACGGGAACGATAAGTTAACTCCCGTTATCCAGGCACTCGGTACCGGTATTGGTGCAGATTTCAATATTGAAAGACTGCGTTATGATAAAGTCATTATTATGGCCGATGCCGACGTAGACGGTGCGCATATTCAGACCCTTCTTTTAACCTTCTTCTTCCGTTTTATGCGCGAGCTTGTAGAAACCGGACATGTATATTTGGCAAAACCGCCTCTTTATAAGCTCACAAGAGGTAAGAAAAGTCAGGTTGCATTCAGCGACGAGGAAAGAGATAAAATTTCCGAAGAATTCAAAGACGGTGATGAAAACGCAAAAGTGGACATCAGCCGTTACAAGGGTCTTGGTGAAATGAACCCCGAAGAGCTTTGGGAAACCACTATGGACCCGAAAAACAGAATTTTACTTAAGGTGACCTTAGAGGATGCGGAAAAGGCAGATCAGATTTTCAGCATCTTAATGGGTGATGAGGTAGAACCAAGAAGATTATTTATTGAAGAAAACGCGCAGTATGTAACCAACCTCGACGTTTAA
- the gyrA gene encoding DNA gyrase subunit A: MAKNKKYEDSHFEEYLDSQTIVDVDIEKRMREAFIDYAMSVIVSRALPDVRDGLKPVHRRILYAMYDDHLTHDKPFFKSATTVGNVIGRYHPHGDASVYDAMVRLAQDFSMRYPLVDGHGNFGSVDGDPPAAYRYTEARMSKISNLMLENIDKNTVDFAPNFDEKRQEPTILPTRIPTLLINGSSGIAVGMATNIPPHNLTEVMNGVIAQIDNPDITVDELMEHIKGPDFPTKASIMGLSGIRSAYSTGRGKIIVRAKAEIEEHRNGSASIIVTELPYQVNKKMLVESIAQLVKEKKIDGLQDIDDHSSDRVGIRLEIFLKRDANPQVVLNQLYKFTRMQDSFSVNMLAIDNGQPRTLGLKDVLARFIEFQEEIVTRRTQYDLDKALARMHILEGLKIALDNIDEVIHVIRNSYDDAKERLMERFNMSEIQAQSVLDMKLGQLQKLNGEKIDNEYNELLARTEEYRAILGDHDKLMEQIKTELIEIRDKYGDERLTSIEPAIDMIEDEDLIEDEESVITMTHFGYVKRLASDTYRAQRRGGRGISGLATREEDFVEQLFVCRTKDYVLFFTNKGRLFKLKAYQIPEAGRHAKGTAIVNLLELQPEEKVTTIIPLTAFEENKYLTMVTKKGTIKKTALSEYDTNRKGGLNAIGLNEEDELITVRVTDGENQVFVVTHEGKSIRFKETDVRPMGRTAHGVRAIDLADTDYVVGAAVIDNEEAEILLVSENGLGKVTAANEYKVQSRAGKGVKTYKITEKTGCLVGAAIIGENDDVMLITSGGTIIRTAVNGISRMGRATQGVMLMRLGEEEKIVSITLAQHEEEAEEPTEEGAEATAPQQETTEE; this comes from the coding sequence ATGGCAAAAAATAAAAAATATGAAGATTCCCATTTTGAGGAATATTTAGATTCCCAGACTATTGTGGATGTTGACATCGAAAAGCGTATGCGTGAAGCGTTCATTGACTATGCCATGAGCGTTATCGTAAGCCGTGCGCTTCCGGATGTTCGGGACGGTTTAAAGCCGGTTCACAGAAGAATACTTTATGCAATGTATGATGACCATCTGACCCATGACAAGCCGTTCTTTAAGTCGGCAACCACGGTTGGTAACGTTATCGGTCGGTATCACCCCCACGGTGATGCCTCGGTTTATGATGCAATGGTAAGATTAGCGCAGGATTTTTCTATGCGCTATCCGTTGGTAGACGGTCACGGTAACTTCGGTTCGGTAGACGGTGACCCGCCGGCTGCTTACCGTTACACCGAAGCAAGAATGAGCAAAATTTCCAACCTTATGTTGGAAAATATTGACAAAAATACAGTCGATTTTGCCCCTAACTTTGATGAAAAAAGACAAGAGCCTACCATTTTGCCTACCCGTATCCCTACCCTTTTAATTAACGGTAGTTCGGGTATCGCGGTTGGTATGGCAACCAATATTCCGCCCCACAACTTAACCGAAGTGATGAACGGTGTTATTGCCCAGATTGATAACCCCGATATCACGGTAGACGAGCTGATGGAACATATTAAAGGTCCTGATTTTCCGACTAAAGCTTCCATTATGGGTTTAAGCGGTATCCGCAGTGCATATTCTACCGGTCGCGGTAAAATTATTGTACGCGCAAAGGCTGAAATTGAAGAGCACAGAAACGGTTCTGCTTCTATTATTGTTACCGAGCTTCCCTATCAGGTAAACAAAAAAATGTTAGTAGAATCTATCGCTCAGCTGGTTAAAGAAAAGAAAATTGACGGTCTGCAGGATATTGATGACCATTCTTCTGACCGTGTAGGTATCCGTCTTGAAATTTTCTTAAAGCGCGATGCCAATCCGCAGGTGGTTTTGAATCAGCTTTATAAATTTACCCGTATGCAGGACAGCTTCTCGGTGAACATGCTGGCGATTGACAACGGTCAGCCGAGAACATTAGGCTTAAAAGATGTACTTGCAAGATTTATTGAATTCCAGGAAGAAATTGTAACCCGCAGAACTCAGTATGATTTAGACAAAGCCCTTGCAAGAATGCATATTTTGGAAGGCTTGAAAATTGCGCTAGATAACATTGACGAGGTTATTCATGTCATCCGTAATTCTTATGATGATGCCAAGGAGCGCTTGATGGAACGCTTTAACATGTCTGAAATTCAGGCACAGAGCGTTCTGGATATGAAGCTTGGTCAGTTGCAGAAATTAAACGGTGAAAAGATTGATAATGAATACAACGAACTGCTTGCAAGAACCGAAGAATACAGAGCAATCTTAGGCGATCATGACAAGCTGATGGAACAGATTAAGACAGAATTGATCGAAATCCGCGATAAGTACGGGGATGAAAGATTAACCTCTATCGAGCCTGCCATCGATATGATTGAGGACGAAGACCTCATTGAAGATGAGGAAAGTGTAATCACCATGACCCATTTTGGGTATGTAAAGCGCTTAGCATCCGATACATATCGGGCACAAAGACGTGGCGGCAGAGGTATTTCAGGCTTGGCAACCCGAGAAGAGGACTTTGTGGAACAGCTCTTTGTATGCCGTACAAAGGATTATGTTCTGTTCTTTACCAATAAAGGCAGACTCTTTAAATTAAAGGCATATCAGATTCCCGAAGCCGGCAGACATGCAAAGGGTACAGCCATTGTTAACCTTTTGGAATTACAGCCGGAAGAAAAGGTAACCACCATCATTCCGTTGACTGCTTTTGAAGAAAATAAATATCTGACTATGGTAACCAAGAAGGGTACCATCAAAAAGACTGCCCTTTCTGAATATGATACCAACCGTAAGGGTGGCTTGAATGCCATTGGCTTAAATGAAGAGGATGAGTTGATTACCGTTCGGGTAACCGACGGTGAAAATCAGGTGTTTGTGGTAACCCACGAGGGTAAATCCATCCGCTTTAAAGAAACAGACGTGCGTCCCATGGGCAGAACTGCACATGGTGTGCGCGCCATCGACCTTGCCGATACGGATTATGTGGTTGGCGCAGCTGTTATTGACAACGAAGAAGCAGAAATTCTGTTAGTCAGCGAAAACGGCTTGGGTAAGGTTACCGCGGCAAACGAATATAAGGTACAATCCAGAGCAGGTAAGGGTGTCAAGACCTACAAGATTACCGAAAAAACAGGTTGCTTAGTAGGCGCGGCAATCATTGGTGAAAATGATGACGTTATGCTGATTACCTCAGGCGGTACCATTATAAGAACTGCCGTAAACGGCATTTCACGCATGGGTCGAGCAACCCAGGGCGTTATGCTGATGCGTCTCGGTGAGGAAGAAAAGATTGTTTCTATTACTTTGGCACAGCATGAAGAGGAAGCAGAAGAACCGACAGAAGAAGGCGCAGAAGCAACAGCACCACAGCAGGAAACAACTGAAGAATAA
- the rsxC gene encoding electron transport complex subunit RsxC: protein MQLKSFKGGIHPRDEKRRTNMVPIQNFVTGSQVIIPLRQHIGAPCEPLVQKGDKVLMGQKIGEATSFVSAPVHASVSGTVTDIKPYPHPGGGVADAVFIENDGQDTLIDTIKPWNMKVSKDEVLKYIEELDPKTIVEKVKEAGITGMGGAAFPTHVKLSPAPDVKIDTIILNGAECEPYLTADHREMLENGQKIVIGALMVKKAVNAEKVVIAIENNKKDAIETMKEIVKDYDGVEVATLKTKYPQGSEKQLIKAVTKREVPSGGLPSAVGVIVNNIDTCAAIANAVVCNMPLIERVVTVSGDAVEKPSNLRVRVGVTFEELLLACGLMQDHCKKIVMGGPMMGMSQSDIDVPVIKGTSGILAFQEPPTYGKEEGACIKCSKCVQVCPMRLMPNFLSIFAESKDVEKLKEYNIMDCMECGSCAYTCPQRRFMVQHIKAGKALVKQKG, encoded by the coding sequence ATGCAGCTTAAAAGCTTTAAGGGCGGTATACACCCGCGGGATGAAAAAAGAAGAACCAATATGGTGCCCATTCAGAATTTTGTAACGGGCAGTCAGGTTATCATTCCGCTTCGCCAACACATCGGTGCACCCTGTGAGCCGTTGGTACAAAAGGGTGACAAGGTGTTAATGGGACAAAAAATCGGTGAAGCAACATCCTTTGTTTCTGCACCGGTACATGCATCGGTTTCGGGTACGGTTACAGACATTAAACCCTATCCCCATCCCGGTGGCGGTGTGGCTGACGCTGTTTTTATCGAAAATGACGGGCAGGACACTTTGATTGATACCATCAAGCCCTGGAATATGAAGGTCAGCAAAGACGAAGTTCTAAAGTACATAGAAGAATTAGATCCCAAAACCATTGTGGAAAAGGTAAAGGAAGCAGGCATCACCGGTATGGGCGGTGCGGCATTCCCGACACATGTTAAGCTTTCCCCTGCACCCGATGTAAAGATTGATACCATCATCTTAAACGGTGCAGAATGTGAACCGTATCTTACCGCAGACCATAGAGAAATGTTGGAAAACGGTCAGAAAATTGTCATTGGTGCACTGATGGTTAAAAAAGCAGTCAACGCAGAAAAAGTGGTGATTGCCATTGAAAATAACAAAAAAGATGCCATTGAAACCATGAAAGAAATCGTGAAAGATTATGATGGCGTAGAAGTGGCAACCTTAAAAACAAAATATCCGCAAGGCTCGGAAAAACAGCTGATTAAAGCGGTTACAAAACGGGAAGTCCCCTCGGGCGGTTTGCCCTCTGCGGTGGGTGTGATTGTAAATAATATTGACACCTGTGCGGCAATTGCCAATGCGGTGGTTTGTAACATGCCTCTGATTGAGCGTGTGGTAACCGTTTCGGGCGATGCGGTGGAAAAGCCGTCAAACCTTCGTGTACGCGTGGGCGTAACCTTTGAAGAGCTGTTGCTTGCCTGCGGTCTGATGCAGGATCACTGCAAAAAAATCGTTATGGGCGGACCTATGATGGGCATGAGCCAGAGTGACATTGATGTGCCGGTTATTAAAGGAACGTCGGGTATTTTAGCATTCCAGGAACCGCCTACCTACGGAAAAGAAGAGGGTGCGTGCATTAAATGCAGTAAGTGCGTTCAGGTTTGTCCCATGCGCTTAATGCCCAATTTCTTAAGTATTTTTGCAGAGTCCAAGGATGTGGAAAAATTAAAGGAATACAACATTATGGACTGTATGGAATGTGGCAGCTGTGCCTATACCTGTCCGCAAAGACGGTTTATGGTTCAGCACATTAAAGCCGGAAAAGCGCTTGTAAAGCAGAAAGGATAA
- a CDS encoding RnfABCDGE type electron transport complex subunit D, with product MENKLIVSYAPHVRSERSTRQLMLDVIIALLPAMLVGIWAFGIRALIMLLVCSVTAVLAEHVFCVLSKKETTVTDLSAIVTGLLLACNMPAAAPFWMGAVGSVFAIIIVKCFFGGLGHNFVNPALAARAFLMACWPVAMTTWIQPVAGDIFNFSDFTLSSATPLAAEAGAYSYMDLFLGHVPGCIGEISAFALLIGFVYLLCTKVITWHVPVIYIGTAFVFSYILGLDGVEEIFSGGLFLGAIFMATDYVTSPMTIKGHIVYAFLLGILTMVIRHFGTLPEGVSYSILIMNVVTPLIDKCTKNKKYGGAKQNG from the coding sequence ATGGAAAATAAGCTTATAGTTTCATACGCACCCCATGTGCGTTCCGAGCGGTCTACCCGCCAACTGATGTTAGATGTAATTATTGCCCTTTTACCTGCTATGCTTGTGGGTATATGGGCATTCGGTATCCGCGCACTGATTATGCTGCTTGTGTGCAGTGTGACCGCGGTGCTGGCTGAACACGTATTTTGTGTGCTTTCTAAAAAAGAAACAACCGTAACAGACCTTTCGGCAATTGTAACCGGTCTTTTGCTTGCCTGCAACATGCCGGCTGCCGCTCCATTTTGGATGGGTGCTGTGGGCAGTGTGTTTGCCATCATCATTGTAAAATGCTTCTTCGGAGGTTTAGGACACAACTTTGTGAACCCCGCCTTAGCCGCAAGAGCGTTTCTTATGGCATGCTGGCCGGTTGCCATGACCACATGGATTCAGCCGGTGGCAGGAGATATCTTTAATTTCTCCGATTTTACCCTTTCCTCTGCAACGCCTTTGGCGGCAGAAGCAGGTGCTTACAGCTACATGGATTTATTTTTGGGTCATGTGCCCGGCTGTATCGGTGAAATCAGTGCCTTTGCGCTTTTAATCGGGTTTGTTTACCTCCTTTGCACAAAGGTTATTACCTGGCATGTGCCGGTGATTTATATTGGTACTGCTTTTGTATTTTCCTACATTTTAGGTTTGGACGGTGTAGAAGAAATTTTCTCCGGCGGTTTGTTCTTAGGTGCAATCTTTATGGCAACCGATTATGTAACCTCGCCCATGACTATAAAAGGGCATATAGTTTACGCATTTTTGCTAGGTATACTGACCATGGTGATTCGTCATTTCGGCACGTTGCCCGAGGGTGTAAGTTACTCCATTTTGATTATGAATGTGGTAACGCCTTTGATTGACAAGTGCACCAAAAATAAAAAATACGGAGGTGCAAAGCAAAATGGCTAA